One part of the Plodia interpunctella isolate USDA-ARS_2022_Savannah chromosome 28, ilPloInte3.2, whole genome shotgun sequence genome encodes these proteins:
- the LOC135309689 gene encoding uncharacterized protein LOC135309689: MATIVKCNTCNIVIDELLAFVQNKISVIDEDTLVKICVSSFDSDQIKRSKSLLFDSLPSDRRKINRTRKGKENRDLEDIIALYKSVSMELMPVFVARDLEKLPPVTFDHLDVTKLLKDLVLVKTKLSAVENSFVSVEQLDEVKREVQALKSKSGQSSPKYRDMNVNLNKRGASTYNMDSGPMGFSHFETTIANNSNISTSPLSSSKQRDSSPHKEVLFDTPKSNIRCDSISYSNIVSHTTPMTKPPCEGCEERESPKELRPAVSAVTVAAECQNSSRSSAVKVNYDISGQQTQTTTLAETEIARSESDPEEIWDVQRKKRKANYRYMGKTGACTENKGKFRAAEAKVPMFITRVHKETTEQDIMEYIRTKTRETVKLEKIASKKEKNYNAYKFFVSEIKLPMFLNDELWPQGIVFRRFVHYKYRNADGRNTEIK; encoded by the coding sequence ATGGCTACGATTGTGAAGTGCAATACTTGCAATATTGTGATTGACGAGCTGTTAGCATTTGTGCAAAACAAAATCTCAGTGATTGATGAGGACACCCTTGTCAAAATATGTGTTTCTTCATTCGATAGTGACCAAATTAAGCGGTCCAAATCGTTACTTTTTGACTCACTACCTTCGGATCGAcgcaaaataaatagaacgAGGAAAGGAAAGGAAAATCGTGATTTAGAAGACATCATAGCCCTTTATAAAAGTGTGAGCATGGAATTAATGCCCGTGTTTGTGGCCCGCGACCTTGAAAAGCTTCCACCAGTGACCTTTGACCACCTAGACGTCACAAAACTTCTTAAGGATCTAGTGCtggttaaaacaaaattaagcgCTGTAGAAAACAGTTTTGTCTCAGTTGAGCAGCTAGATGAAGTAAAGAGGGAAGTTCAAGCCCTAAAATCAAAGTCGGGTCAATCATCTCCGAAATATCGCGATATGAATGTAAACCTTAATAAAAGAGGTGCATCCACATACAACATGGACAGCGGCCCAATGGGATTTTCGCACTTCGAAACGACTATTGCAAACAATAGCAACATTTCTACGAGCCCACTATCGTCATCCAAACAGAGAGACAGTTCTCCACATAAGGAAGTACTTTTTGATACCCCAAAGTCAAATATCCGTTGCGATAGTATTTCGTATTCGAATATTGTGAGTCATACGACGCCGATGACGAAGCCGCCGTGCGAGGGGTGTGAGGAGCGGGAATCGCCGAAGGAGCTGCGCCCAGCCGTCAGTGCTGTCACTGTCGCGGCGGAATGTCAAAATAGCAGTCGATCGTCAGCTGTCAAAGTCAACTATGACATCTCAGGTCAGCAAACACAAACAACAACATTGGCTGAAACTGAAATAGCGAGATCAGAGTCAGACCCAGAGGAGATTTGGGATGTACAACGTAAAAAACGCAAAGCAAACTATAGATATATGGGCAAAACTGGCGCCTGTACTGAGAACAAAGGTAAATTCAGAGCTGCCGAGGCTAAAGTACCGATGTTTATTACGAGAGTACATAAGGAAACCACGGAACAAGACATCATGGAGTATATACGGACCAAAACTCGGGAAACTGTGAAACTCGAGAAAATTGCGTCTAAGAAAGAGAAGAATTATAATGCCTACAAATTCTTTGTTTCTGAAATCAAACTTCCAATGTTCTTGAATGACGAGCTTTGGCCACAGGGAATTGTTTTTCGTCGCTTTgtgcattataaatatagaaacgCTGACGGCCGCAATactgaaattaaatga
- the LOC128681881 gene encoding uncharacterized protein LOC128681881 — MVTFNCKNIKRSVDYVRQLCKTSAIIALQETWLLPSDIAFLDNIHDDFGCTGMSSMDTGAGMLRGRPYGGIALLWNKQVFRNVSIVQCDNPRVCAIKIALEARSVFVFNVYMPFENPGNQSEFTDTLSLVSAIINNESAEEVYILGDFNAHPTKTFYAELSAFCSEEHWTCVDVQKLGLSSGTYTFVSDSNGSRTWLDHCVVSASVLQSVCNIYVMNDVCWSDHSPLVVECNLNLKINLCHNNLTIPQKTAKNKILWGDRNLDQIEMYTKICNEKLNLICCPDELVCCSKVLCDNDNHKTVLKELYNDIICVLSEAASATCKQCYLKPKRKPVVGWNRHVSEAHREARCKHQIWLLYNKPNSGSVYNEMVESRKIFKSRLKWCQNHEEQLKMDIIASHHRKHDFKGFWKATNKLGSKPKLPVSVDGLCEHSSIADMFREQFSVKSPLGPPQSKCSTGLCGQEIYTRFTADDIDKIIKCMCRGKSPGHDGLSIEHLQHAGLHLPRVLNMLFSLCMSHSYLPSEMMKTVVVPIVKNRTGDTSDRTNYRPISLATVVAKVLDSLLNQQLDKYLSLHDNQFGFRPGLSTESAILCLKQTVKYYTERNTPVYGCFLDLSKAFDLVSYDILWQKLEEMKVPPDLCNLFKYWYLNQINVVKWSNAFSEPYRLECGVRQGGLSSPKLFNLYVNALIEELSSLHVGCHIDDICLNNISYADDMALLSASPCGLDRLLSVCKRYATSHGLLYNEKKSVCMVFQAGGKNPDTIPPIVLNKTPLQWVYKFKYLGHWLTSDLKDNTDIERERRALSMRANMIARRFARCSRQVKITLFRAYCTSFYTSSLWVQYTKKQFSALRVQYNDAFRVLLGLSRRCSASGMFAEARVDCFYTTMRKRCTSLANRLRASSNSILNLFATRVDFQYVNHCSMIHMLKNVQV; from the coding sequence ATGGTCACTTTTAATTGCAAGAACATTAAACGTTCTGTTGACTATGTAAGACAATTATGTAAAACATCGGCAATAATTGCATTGCAAGAAACGTGGCTGTTGCCATCAGATATTGCTTTCTTGGACAATATCCATGATGATTTCGGATGTACCGGGATGTCGTCGATGGATACGGGAGCGGGCATGCTGCGTGGGCGACCCTACGGAGGTATCGCCTTGCTGTGGAACAAGCAGGTGTTCCGAAATGTGTCGATAGTGCAGTGTGATAACCCTCGCGTGTGTGCCATCAAAATAGCTTTGGAAGCGAGGTCAGTGTTTGTGTTTAATGTGTACATGCCTTTTGAGAACCCTGGCAACCAGTCAGAGTTCACGGACACGCTGAGTCTGGTGAGTGCCATTATCAATAATGAAAGTGCCGAAGAAGTGTATATACTAGGGGATTTTAATGCCCATCCCACTAAAACTTTTTATGCAGAACTGTCAGCTTTCTGTAGTGAGGAACACTGGACATGCGTAGACGTTCAAAAACTAGGCCTATCATCAGGTACATATACCTTTGTGAGTGACTCAAATGGATCACGAACTTGGCTAGACCACTGTGTGGTTTCGGCCTCAGTTTTACAATcagtttgtaatatttatgttatgaaTGATGTATGTTGGTCAGACCATAGCCCTTTAGTGGTGgagtgtaatttaaatttaaaaattaacttatgtcataataatttaacaattccACAAAAAactgctaaaaataaaatcttatggGGTGATAGAAACTTAGATCAAATTGAgatgtatacaaaaatatgtaatgaaaaACTTAACCTAATCTGTTGCCCTGACGAACTAGTGTGTTGTAGTAAAGTTTtatgtgataatgataatCATAAAACTGTCTTGAAAGAACTTTACAATGACATAATATGTGTATTAAGTGAGGCCGCATCTGCCACCTGCAAGCAATGTTATCTGAAACCTAAAAGAAAGCCAGTTGTGGGGTGGAACAGGCACGTAAGCGAGGCTCACAGGGAGGCTAGGTGTAAACATCAGATATGGCTCTTGTATAATAAACCTAACAGTGGTAGTGTTTATAATGAAATGGTGGAAAGccgtaaaatttttaagtctCGTTTGAAGTGGTGTCAAAACCATGAAGAGCAGTTAAAAATGGACATAATTGCTTCACACCACAGAAAGCATGACTTCAAGGGCTTTTGGAAagcaacaaataaacttggtTCTAAGCCTAAACTCCCTGTGAGTGTCGACGGCTTGTGTGAGCACTCAAGTATAGCAGACATGTTTAGAGAGCAGTTTTCTGTTAAATCTCCATTGGGACCACCACAGTCAAAGTGTAGTACTGGCCTGTGTGGTCAGGAGATTTATACTCGGTTTACTGCAGatgatatagataaaattattaagtgtATGTGTAGAGGCAAGTCTCCTGGCCACGATGGGCTGAGTATTGAACACCTACAACATGCAGGGCTGCACCTGCCGAGAGTTCTCAATATGCTTTTTTCACTGTGCATGTCCCATTCTTACTTGCCCTCGGAAATGATGAAAACTGTAGTGGTCCCTATAGTAAAGAACAGAACGGGCGATACTAGCGACCGGACCAACTATAGGCCCATCTCTCTTGCCACAGTAGTGGCAAAGGTGCTTGACAGTCTGCTTAATCAACAACTGGATAAATATCTTTCTCTGCATGACAACCAGTTTGGTTTCAGACCTGGTCTATCCACTGAGTCAGCAATCCTGTGTTTGAAGCAGACTGTCAAGTACTATACAGAGCGAAATACACCAGTATATGGCTGCTTTCTGGATCTGTCGAAGGCTTTCGACCTAGTCTCTTACGATATACTGTGGCAAAAACTAGAAGAAATGAAAGTGCCACCTGACCTGTGTAATCTATTTAAGTACTGGTATCTCAATCAAATCAATGTCGTGAAGTGGTCGAATGCTTTCTCAGAGCCATACAGGTTGGAGTGCGGAGTAAGGCAGGGAGGGCTGTCCTCGCCTAAGCTATTCAACCTATACGTGAACGCACTGATTGAGGAGCTCAGCAGCTTACATGTCGGCTGCCATATTGATGACATATGTCTTAACAATATTAGTTATGCGGACGACATGGCTCTGCTGAGTGCCTCTCCGTGCGGCCTCGACCGGTTGTTGAGTGTGTGCAAGCGATACGCCACCAGTCatggtttattatataatgagaAGAAGAGTGTATGTATGGTCTTTCAAGCTGGAGGGAAAAATCCGGACACTATTCCAccaatagtattaaataagaCGCCCTTACAATgggtttataaatttaaataccttgGACACTGGTTGACCTCTGACTTGAAAGACAATACAGACATTGAAAGGGAGCGTAGGGCGCTATCTATGCGTGCTAATATGATAGCCCGTAGGTTTGCTCGTTGTTCTAGACAAGTAAAAATAACTCTCTTTAGAGCCTACTGCACATCCTTCTACACGAGCAGCTTATGGGTGCAATATACAAAGAAGCAATTTAGTGCCCTACGTGTCCAATATAATGATGCCTTCAGGGTGCTTTTGGGGTTGTCCCGACGTTGTAGTGCGTCGGGGATGTTCGCCGAGGCACGAGTGGATTGTTTCTACACCACTATGCGCAAACGGTGCACATCCCTGGCTAACAGACTTCGGGCCAGCTCCAACAGTATCCTGAACTTGTTCGCGACACGTGTCGATTTTCAGTATGTGAATCATTGCTCGATGATTCACATGCTGAAAAATGTACAAGTGTAA